One window of Cohnella hashimotonis genomic DNA carries:
- a CDS encoding DnaJ domain-containing protein, translating into MTIGNPYEVLGVGKDASKQEIKKAYQKLAKQWHPDVNKAPEAESKFKEIAEAYDILSHDDKRQAYEEEQRYASMRREYAGRAGSSGGSGGAQSGGAWSWSGGGQGAAGLSEEELYEMLFGKGGIGGAGGFGGREGFGAYDGMAGGRSGYGAHADGPAGFGAGSAWGASGFDPFGPGARTQHARLNVSLEQSWRGAKVNVRVGTKDIALRVPERMADGTVIRLKGDGVNGLQEGDELLIELSVEPNEAYALGEDGDLRATVEAAPWQAVLGGEAIVRLPDGGQVKLRIPPDFPAGKQLRIPGKGLRRNDGGYGDILFDVAIAVPPNPSQEERELYRKLAERCSFKAGIKPRARS; encoded by the coding sequence ATGACGATCGGCAACCCGTATGAAGTGCTTGGCGTCGGCAAGGACGCTTCGAAGCAGGAGATCAAGAAGGCTTATCAGAAGCTGGCCAAGCAATGGCATCCCGACGTGAATAAAGCCCCCGAGGCGGAGTCGAAGTTTAAGGAAATCGCGGAGGCTTACGACATTCTGAGTCATGACGATAAAAGGCAAGCATACGAGGAAGAGCAGCGTTATGCGTCGATGCGGCGCGAGTATGCGGGACGGGCAGGAAGCAGCGGCGGATCAGGCGGCGCACAAAGCGGCGGGGCATGGAGCTGGAGCGGCGGCGGTCAAGGTGCGGCTGGTTTGTCCGAGGAGGAACTGTACGAGATGCTCTTCGGCAAAGGCGGAATCGGAGGAGCGGGCGGATTCGGCGGTAGAGAAGGCTTCGGCGCCTACGACGGCATGGCCGGCGGAAGAAGCGGTTACGGCGCGCACGCCGACGGTCCGGCCGGGTTCGGGGCCGGTTCCGCTTGGGGCGCGTCAGGGTTCGACCCCTTCGGCCCAGGCGCCCGAACGCAGCATGCCCGGCTGAACGTCAGCTTGGAGCAGTCTTGGCGGGGGGCCAAGGTCAACGTGAGGGTCGGGACCAAGGACATCGCGCTGCGCGTGCCCGAACGGATGGCCGACGGCACTGTCATCCGGCTCAAGGGAGACGGCGTCAACGGCTTGCAGGAAGGCGACGAGCTGCTGATCGAGCTGTCCGTCGAGCCGAATGAAGCGTACGCGCTCGGCGAGGACGGGGATTTGCGGGCGACGGTGGAGGCTGCGCCGTGGCAGGCCGTGCTGGGCGGAGAAGCGATCGTCCGGCTGCCGGACGGCGGCCAGGTCAAGCTGCGGATTCCGCCGGATTTTCCCGCGGGCAAGCAGCTGCGCATTCCGGGCAAGGGGCTGCGCCGCAATGACGGCGGATATGGCGACATCCTGTTCGATGTCGCGATTGCCGTGCCGCCTAATCCGAGCCAGGAGGAGCGGGAGCTGTACAGGAAGCTTGCGGAACGTTGCAGCTTCAAGGCAGGCATCAAGCCGCGCGCGAGAAGCTGA
- a CDS encoding nucleoside hydrolase, with protein sequence MVKPFVSIAEDRRVSRLSHPGRKVSIVMDTDTYNEIDDQFALIYALNSPEAVEVEAVHAAPFHNTMSDGPEDGMEKSYREILKIRSLAGRETLPVFKGSRTYLPGPDVPVESEAARDLINRAMAREENDPLYVVAIGAITNVASALLLEPALADRIVLVWLGGHAFHWQNTREFNLEQDVHASRVVLDSGVPLVLLPCMGVVSHLTTTLSELREHVRDKGPLGQYLYETFLGCMDDHTGRSRVIWDLSAVAWLVRPDWCPSELTPSPLVTDDCRWAEAEGRHPIRYVTHVDRDEIFQDLFAKLGQASGVE encoded by the coding sequence ATGGTGAAGCCATTTGTATCAATCGCAGAGGATCGTCGCGTCAGCCGGCTGTCGCATCCCGGGAGAAAGGTTTCTATTGTAATGGATACCGATACTTACAATGAAATTGACGACCAGTTCGCGCTGATCTATGCGCTGAACTCGCCGGAGGCGGTGGAGGTCGAGGCCGTTCACGCCGCTCCGTTTCACAACACGATGTCCGACGGGCCCGAGGACGGGATGGAGAAGAGCTACCGGGAAATTTTAAAAATCCGGTCGCTCGCCGGCCGGGAGACGCTGCCGGTATTCAAGGGATCGAGGACTTACTTGCCGGGTCCGGATGTGCCTGTCGAGAGCGAGGCCGCCCGGGACCTGATCAACCGGGCGATGGCGCGAGAGGAGAACGATCCGCTCTACGTCGTCGCCATCGGCGCGATCACCAACGTCGCCTCGGCGCTGCTGCTCGAGCCCGCGCTGGCGGACCGGATCGTGCTCGTCTGGCTCGGCGGCCACGCTTTCCATTGGCAGAATACGAGGGAGTTTAATCTCGAGCAGGATGTGCACGCATCGCGGGTCGTGCTGGACTCGGGCGTCCCGCTGGTGCTGCTGCCCTGCATGGGCGTCGTGTCGCATCTGACGACGACGCTATCCGAGCTGCGGGAGCACGTCCGAGATAAAGGTCCGCTCGGGCAATACCTGTACGAGACGTTCCTCGGCTGCATGGACGATCACACCGGTCGCTCGCGCGTCATTTGGGACTTGTCCGCGGTCGCTTGGCTGGTGCGGCCCGATTGGTGCCCGAGCGAGCTGACGCCAAGCCCGCTTGTGACCGACGATTGCCGTTGGGCCGAAGCGGAGGGACGCCATCCGATCCGCTACGTGACGCATGTCGATCGGGACGAGATCTTCCAGGACTTGTTCGCCAAGCTGGGCCAAGCGAGCGGCGTAGAATAA
- a CDS encoding AraC family transcriptional regulator, translating to MHARLDFLFPVTHVPGNDVTLHRHGCHELVYYLKGNGRTRIGDRDYEFREDDYALIRPGTLHDERHAAPTEVLCLGFAPLRESALPEGVFSDHRSKDCEDDHAPVLPLLLGMAKEMRNKDEDYAGMLDLLASQLVLLLRRRLTGGSPTYAEDKFRYAINYMNENFHQRIDFASLAAMAGYSPDRYRHLFKAHTGASPGRYVLGRRIDHARTLLRETERSISGIASDCGFASDSQFCSLFKRETGWSPGAYRKANA from the coding sequence ATGCATGCACGGCTGGACTTCCTGTTCCCCGTGACTCACGTGCCCGGTAACGACGTGACTTTGCATCGTCACGGCTGCCACGAGCTGGTTTATTATTTGAAAGGAAACGGAAGGACGCGCATCGGCGATCGCGATTACGAATTCCGCGAGGACGATTATGCGCTTATCCGGCCGGGAACGCTTCACGACGAGCGTCACGCCGCGCCGACCGAGGTACTCTGTTTGGGCTTTGCGCCGCTGCGGGAATCTGCGCTTCCCGAGGGCGTCTTTTCAGATCATCGGTCTAAGGACTGCGAAGACGATCACGCCCCTGTCCTGCCTCTGCTGCTCGGGATGGCCAAGGAAATGAGAAATAAAGACGAGGACTACGCCGGCATGCTCGACCTGCTCGCCTCCCAGCTTGTCCTGCTGCTGCGGCGGAGACTGACCGGCGGTTCGCCGACATATGCCGAAGATAAGTTCCGTTACGCGATTAATTATATGAACGAAAATTTTCATCAGCGCATCGACTTCGCATCGCTCGCCGCCATGGCCGGCTACAGCCCCGACCGCTATCGTCATCTCTTCAAAGCGCACACCGGCGCGTCGCCCGGACGCTACGTGCTCGGCAGGCGAATCGATCACGCCCGGACGCTGCTTCGCGAGACGGAGCGCAGCATCTCCGGGATCGCCTCGGACTGCGGCTTCGCGAGCGATTCGCAGTTCTGCAGCCTGTTCAAGCGCGAGACAGGCTGGAGCCCCGGCGCCTATCGCAAGGCCAACGCTTGA
- a CDS encoding GNAT family N-acetyltransferase codes for MSSPIEGIKKEMDSMKGHIDSIKSDVQDTIGSVKETVTEAKDTFKGWKKKDEVGVVHKEGNAFVVRENGEQIGEITFLPDGENTWVLNHTYVSPAYRGGDIARRMLDRVVEEARAEGKKIVPVCSYALVQFKRNAEYGDVWHKNESL; via the coding sequence ATGAGCAGTCCGATCGAGGGCATCAAAAAAGAAATGGACAGCATGAAAGGGCATATCGATAGCATCAAGTCCGACGTTCAAGACACGATCGGCAGCGTGAAGGAAACCGTGACCGAGGCGAAGGATACGTTTAAAGGCTGGAAGAAAAAAGACGAAGTCGGCGTCGTTCATAAAGAAGGCAATGCCTTCGTCGTTCGCGAGAATGGCGAGCAAATCGGGGAGATCACGTTCTTGCCGGACGGGGAGAACACCTGGGTGCTTAACCATACGTATGTTTCTCCGGCTTACCGGGGCGGAGACATCGCGCGGCGGATGCTCGACAGAGTCGTCGAGGAGGCCCGCGCGGAGGGCAAGAAAATCGTGCCGGTATGCTCATATGCGCTCGTACAGTTCAAGCGAAACGCAGAGTATGGGGACGTGTGGCACAAAAACGAATCGCTTTAA
- a CDS encoding cation diffusion facilitator family transporter — MDKRNDKGTDDKVGGATHQKDPGSAHIHPDACTHAHGHGGHDEGHAHGHPSDHSHANAHEHSNDRFHGHSHGHGHSHGHHGHHHGIGGHHHHGREGDRRGLTIALAITAGIMVLEFVGGLLTDSLALLSDSGHMLSDTSALALSLAALWFASRPASAKRTYGFHRFEILAALFNGVALFVIAGFIVYEAIGRMASPPEVAGGPMMAIAAVGLLANLASAWALTRQGDVENNVNMRSAYLHVLGDALGSVGAIAAGILMMAFGWYIADPIISIVVSVLILRSAWLVITQTVHVLMEGTPAGIDQAEVKAALLTLDGVRDVHDLHIWTITSGLDSFSCHILVQDGVQCQDVLQRAITLIEGRFGISHSTIQVESGAIRHGEIPV, encoded by the coding sequence ATGGACAAACGAAACGATAAGGGGACGGACGACAAGGTCGGGGGCGCGACGCACCAAAAGGATCCGGGCAGCGCGCACATACACCCGGACGCCTGTACGCACGCCCACGGTCACGGCGGCCACGACGAAGGCCACGCGCATGGACATCCGAGCGATCATTCACACGCTAACGCGCACGAACATTCGAACGATCGTTTTCATGGACACTCACATGGTCATGGACATAGCCACGGCCACCACGGCCATCATCACGGGATCGGCGGGCACCATCATCACGGGCGCGAAGGCGACCGCCGAGGCCTGACGATCGCCCTCGCGATCACGGCGGGCATCATGGTGCTCGAGTTCGTCGGCGGACTGCTTACCGACAGTCTCGCGCTGCTGTCGGACTCGGGCCATATGCTGAGCGATACGAGCGCGCTGGCGCTGAGCCTGGCCGCCCTCTGGTTTGCCTCGCGGCCGGCCTCGGCCAAGCGAACCTACGGCTTCCACCGGTTCGAGATTCTCGCCGCGCTGTTCAACGGCGTCGCGCTGTTCGTCATCGCAGGCTTCATCGTTTACGAAGCCATCGGCCGGATGGCCTCGCCGCCGGAGGTCGCCGGCGGCCCGATGATGGCGATCGCAGCCGTCGGCCTCCTCGCCAATCTGGCCAGCGCCTGGGCGCTCACGCGTCAAGGCGACGTGGAGAACAACGTCAACATGCGCAGCGCGTACCTGCACGTGCTGGGCGACGCGCTCGGCTCCGTCGGCGCCATCGCGGCCGGCATCCTCATGATGGCCTTCGGCTGGTACATCGCCGACCCGATCATCTCGATCGTCGTATCGGTCCTGATCCTGCGGAGCGCATGGCTCGTCATTACGCAGACGGTGCACGTACTTATGGAAGGCACGCCGGCCGGCATCGATCAAGCCGAGGTGAAGGCCGCGCTGCTCACGCTCGATGGCGTGCGCGACGTGCACGACCTGCATATTTGGACGATCACCTCGGGCCTGGATTCCTTCAGCTGTCACATCCTCGTCCAGGACGGCGTCCAATGCCAGGACGTGCTGCAGCGCGCGATCACCCTGATCGAGGGCCGCTTCGGCATCAGCCACTCGACCATTCAAGTCGAGAGCGGCGCCATCCGGCACGGAGAAATTCCCGTGTAG
- a CDS encoding DUF72 domain-containing protein, protein MIRIGLTGFGDHEELYGKLKAGERLREYSRHFDVVEIDSSFYAVPSVKNTAKWTADTPEGFKFVVKAYQGMTGHLRGKKNYFDDEETMYKAFHEAIAPMREAGKLAAALFQYPPWFDCTRENVDLLRRTKAYMSDVPCTLELRNRSWYAPEFKDKTIAFMKKEGWIHTIVDEPQAGAGSIPIVPVATTSDMTYVRLHGRNEGGWHASGRPDWRKLRYLYHYDAEELAEWRDRLLALERETDTVYVVFNNNSAGDATPNAKALMDMLAGMSPDAAAARADEQYPVPAI, encoded by the coding sequence ATGATACGAATCGGACTGACGGGCTTCGGCGATCATGAGGAGCTGTACGGCAAGCTGAAGGCGGGAGAACGGCTCCGCGAATACAGCAGGCATTTCGACGTCGTAGAGATCGACAGCTCGTTTTATGCCGTGCCGTCCGTGAAAAACACCGCCAAGTGGACGGCAGATACGCCGGAAGGATTCAAGTTCGTCGTGAAGGCCTATCAGGGAATGACGGGACATCTTCGCGGCAAAAAAAACTACTTCGACGACGAAGAAACGATGTACAAGGCATTTCACGAGGCGATCGCGCCGATGCGGGAGGCCGGGAAGCTGGCGGCCGCGCTGTTCCAGTATCCGCCCTGGTTCGATTGCACCCGCGAGAACGTAGACCTGCTGCGTCGGACGAAAGCATACATGAGCGATGTACCGTGCACGCTGGAACTGCGCAACCGGAGCTGGTACGCTCCCGAGTTCAAGGACAAGACGATCGCTTTTATGAAAAAAGAGGGCTGGATCCATACGATCGTCGACGAGCCGCAGGCCGGAGCGGGTTCGATCCCGATCGTGCCGGTCGCCACGACAAGCGACATGACCTACGTGCGGCTGCACGGGCGCAACGAGGGCGGCTGGCATGCGAGCGGACGTCCGGATTGGCGCAAGCTCCGGTACCTTTACCACTATGACGCGGAGGAGCTCGCAGAGTGGCGGGACCGGCTGCTGGCGCTGGAGCGGGAGACGGACACGGTGTATGTCGTGTTCAACAACAATTCGGCGGGGGACGCCACGCCCAACGCCAAAGCGCTGATGGACATGCTGGCGGGGATGTCGCCCGATGCGGCCGCCGCGCGGGCGGACGAGCAGTATCCCGTACCGGCAATCTAG
- a CDS encoding Ger(x)C family spore germination protein has product MRRRWLAVLGMLLPLALLQGCWDIRDIDNRMLVAALGISMVDEKGVKIWVRFPLPHSQLGIGSGNKDFLSASERGETATDALDRLRARMPKYLDLSQTRAVFVERRLAEAKGIYGCLDFVVRDRMLPINAIFTLIEGDMEPLFQRPNPSGELSGVYTRLFFERYAGGTPQKNKVALWEVFSRHYNPLQESLVPLLVRDESFQFNLKGNAYFVNDKMVGWLTPEETLIYELVTNRMTPFEIETAGGANVKVETSKAQVRTGWAGGKPDIHIRIRVTMKLMDTSHASPLSSRKIEEEVNKLLEARSVGVFAKTQAKGSDVFGFGNRYRSSLPPGRYREWAALYKQASIALKVESNMRNVGLKLLQE; this is encoded by the coding sequence ATGCGGAGGCGTTGGCTGGCCGTGCTCGGCATGCTGTTACCGTTGGCGCTGCTCCAGGGCTGCTGGGATATCCGGGATATCGACAACCGCATGCTGGTCGCCGCGCTGGGCATCTCGATGGTTGACGAGAAGGGCGTAAAAATATGGGTGAGATTCCCGCTTCCTCATTCTCAGTTGGGCATCGGGAGCGGCAACAAGGACTTTTTGTCCGCCAGCGAGCGGGGTGAGACCGCCACCGACGCTTTGGACCGGCTGCGCGCGCGGATGCCTAAATATTTGGATTTGTCGCAAACGAGAGCTGTCTTCGTCGAAAGAAGGCTGGCAGAAGCCAAGGGGATTTACGGCTGCCTGGACTTTGTCGTGCGCGACCGGATGCTTCCGATCAACGCGATATTTACCTTGATCGAAGGCGACATGGAGCCGCTCTTCCAGCGGCCCAACCCGTCCGGAGAGCTGTCGGGCGTGTATACGCGGCTATTTTTCGAGAGGTATGCCGGCGGCACGCCGCAAAAAAACAAGGTCGCGCTATGGGAAGTGTTCAGCCGGCATTACAATCCGCTTCAGGAGAGCCTGGTGCCGCTGCTCGTCAGGGACGAGTCTTTCCAGTTCAATCTGAAAGGCAACGCCTATTTCGTCAACGACAAGATGGTCGGCTGGCTCACGCCGGAGGAGACGCTGATTTACGAGCTCGTCACAAACCGGATGACGCCGTTCGAGATCGAGACGGCAGGAGGCGCCAACGTCAAGGTCGAGACGTCGAAGGCTCAGGTTCGAACGGGATGGGCAGGGGGCAAGCCGGATATCCATATTCGTATTCGCGTTACGATGAAGCTTATGGACACGTCTCACGCTTCGCCCCTATCGAGCCGGAAGATAGAAGAAGAAGTGAACAAGCTGCTCGAGGCGCGGTCGGTCGGCGTGTTCGCCAAGACGCAAGCCAAAGGCTCGGACGTCTTCGGCTTCGGCAACCGCTACCGCTCGTCGCTGCCTCCGGGACGATACCGGGAATGGGCGGCTTTGTATAAGCAGGCATCGATCGCCTTGAAGGTCGAATCCAACATGCGCAACGTAGGCCTTAAGCTGCTTCAGGAATAA
- a CDS encoding GerAB/ArcD/ProY family transporter: MVQKSGTVEGTAGMNDTNSAVRLSDTQYFIMQLAVFGATSYFLYPYLILHTDGGSYWMPIVTGLLAGILGARLFSGLMAQYPGLDAFAAVKRVLGWPGLLLFAIPYGWYIWRAMTMIARAHAEIVSMTILHTTPLWILHCTVPIAMLLAAGGVASIVRAAAVFVTVGIPVTIGITLLGFSDLDLALHEPWRPTDLSYLGSQSFFKSSFVWVGFLYLCSCGQYARIPGRLWRPYAAAAFCFLPVIAAAIYFPVLTFGVGFAKALTFPFLSKMDSVSHYWLVVENLTAVFLSAVILLVILTLSLMMHSLVAALRALMPFLSARFAYAAVGASTYISAQLIPSWGWIEKGIWADTPVRIYLVLFPPVVWLWRRLASGRRQSA; encoded by the coding sequence GTGGTTCAAAAGTCCGGTACGGTCGAGGGAACGGCGGGGATGAACGATACGAATTCGGCGGTGCGGTTGTCCGACACCCAATACTTCATCATGCAGCTGGCGGTATTTGGCGCGACGTCCTATTTTCTGTATCCGTATCTGATTCTGCATACCGACGGGGGCAGCTACTGGATGCCGATCGTGACTGGACTGCTGGCGGGCATCCTCGGTGCCAGGCTGTTCTCCGGCCTTATGGCGCAATATCCCGGACTCGACGCATTTGCCGCCGTAAAACGCGTGCTAGGCTGGCCGGGGCTGCTGCTTTTCGCGATTCCGTACGGCTGGTACATCTGGCGGGCCATGACGATGATCGCCCGCGCGCATGCCGAGATCGTGTCGATGACGATTCTGCATACGACGCCGCTCTGGATCCTGCATTGCACCGTACCGATCGCAATGCTGCTAGCCGCGGGAGGGGTGGCCTCCATCGTGCGGGCAGCAGCCGTATTCGTCACGGTCGGCATTCCCGTGACGATTGGAATCACGCTGCTCGGGTTCAGCGACCTCGACTTAGCGCTGCACGAGCCTTGGCGGCCGACCGACCTGTCGTACCTGGGCAGCCAATCGTTTTTTAAATCTTCGTTCGTTTGGGTCGGCTTCCTGTACTTGTGCTCTTGCGGCCAATATGCGCGAATCCCGGGCAGGCTCTGGCGCCCTTACGCGGCGGCAGCCTTTTGCTTTTTGCCGGTGATCGCCGCCGCGATCTATTTCCCAGTCCTGACGTTCGGCGTCGGATTCGCCAAGGCGTTGACCTTTCCTTTCCTCTCCAAGATGGACTCCGTCAGCCATTACTGGCTGGTGGTCGAGAACCTGACGGCCGTGTTCCTCTCGGCGGTCATCCTGCTCGTCATCCTGACGCTCAGCCTGATGATGCATAGCCTGGTCGCCGCGCTTCGGGCGCTGATGCCGTTTCTGTCAGCCCGCTTCGCATATGCCGCCGTCGGCGCAAGCACTTATATTTCAGCACAGCTCATTCCTTCGTGGGGATGGATCGAGAAAGGGATCTGGGCCGATACGCCCGTTCGGATTTACCTCGTGCTGTTTCCTCCCGTCGTATGGCTGTGGCGCCGTCTGGCGAGCGGAAGGCGGCAAAGCGCATGA
- a CDS encoding spore germination protein: MGGHRKRTIWHALQPVTGAKLLAGLRGSFDGMADFEAVRLGEAASGELYLCYLSTLVGSEHLLFSLDPSFDQADASLVERYVGTKFAEGDLAACVEALCRGGTVLCTTASASGILLETADWQQRNVGQPLTENVIQGPMYAFNESYRTNVALLRQRMRSPKLKLWETTIGRETSTRAGVFYMQGLADPGLVDRVIDRFARIDADGIQDTGQLLRLLGGKSLLFPLAVTTERPDRVAGALIDGKIAIVLDGTPLAIVAPGAFTDFWAAAEDRYLMPFIALFLRMLRFMALMTNLFLPGFYVAITSVNIDVNRLEISLAAAGSREGVPYPVLVETLLILFLLDCIVEAGVRLPRTIGATVTMVGGVVLGQAIIQANIVSNLLVIVAATTALTNFIVVDYQMGLVLRVLKYFVLLGAGVLGILGLVLCFAILVVFLSRLESFGVSYLSPAGPRARVYTRTWLSWFKSPVRSRERRG; the protein is encoded by the coding sequence ATGGGCGGTCACCGAAAACGGACGATATGGCACGCGCTGCAGCCCGTTACCGGGGCGAAGCTGCTCGCGGGCTTGCGCGGCTCGTTCGACGGCATGGCGGACTTCGAGGCGGTACGCCTGGGAGAAGCGGCGTCGGGCGAGCTTTATTTGTGCTATTTGTCTACGCTGGTCGGATCGGAGCATCTCTTGTTCTCGCTGGACCCGTCATTCGATCAGGCGGACGCGTCTCTCGTGGAGCGGTATGTTGGCACCAAGTTCGCGGAGGGCGACCTGGCTGCCTGCGTGGAGGCGCTATGCCGCGGAGGCACCGTCCTGTGCACGACGGCGTCGGCGTCCGGCATTCTATTGGAGACCGCGGACTGGCAGCAGCGCAACGTCGGCCAGCCGCTGACCGAAAACGTGATCCAGGGTCCGATGTACGCGTTCAACGAATCGTACCGCACCAACGTCGCCCTGCTGCGTCAGCGCATGCGATCGCCGAAGCTCAAGCTGTGGGAAACGACGATCGGACGCGAGACATCTACGCGGGCGGGCGTTTTTTACATGCAGGGCCTGGCTGACCCGGGTCTCGTGGACCGCGTCATAGACCGATTCGCCCGGATCGATGCCGACGGCATTCAGGATACGGGCCAGCTGCTGCGCCTGCTCGGCGGCAAGTCCCTGCTGTTCCCGCTCGCCGTGACGACGGAGCGACCGGACCGGGTGGCCGGCGCGCTGATTGACGGAAAGATCGCGATCGTGCTCGACGGCACGCCGCTGGCCATCGTAGCGCCCGGGGCCTTCACCGATTTTTGGGCGGCGGCGGAGGACCGGTATTTAATGCCGTTTATCGCCTTGTTTTTACGGATGCTCCGTTTTATGGCGTTAATGACCAATCTGTTTTTGCCGGGCTTCTACGTGGCGATCACGTCCGTCAACATCGACGTGAATCGGCTGGAGATCAGTCTGGCTGCCGCGGGAAGCCGGGAAGGCGTGCCGTATCCGGTGCTTGTGGAGACGCTGCTCATCCTCTTCCTGCTGGATTGCATCGTAGAGGCCGGCGTCCGTCTGCCGCGAACGATCGGCGCCACCGTCACGATGGTCGGCGGCGTCGTGCTCGGACAGGCGATCATTCAGGCCAACATCGTCAGCAATTTGCTCGTGATCGTCGCGGCAACGACGGCGCTGACGAACTTCATCGTCGTAGACTACCAGATGGGCCTGGTCCTCCGCGTGCTGAAGTATTTCGTGCTGCTCGGCGCCGGCGTGCTCGGTATCCTGGGTCTCGTTCTCTGCTTCGCGATTCTGGTCGTTTTTCTGTCCCGCCTGGAGTCGTTCGGCGTTTCCTACCTTTCCCCGGCCGGGCCTCGTGCCCGCGTGTATACGAGAACGTGGCTCTCGTGGTTCAAAAGTCCGGTACGGTCGAGGGAACGGCGGGGATGA
- a CDS encoding sensor histidine kinase, with product MTELHGTYYTPLVVLSVLISVLSSYCSLLVYERVLTLRGGYRNLWMLLGSTAMGFGIWSMHFIGMLAYHLPVNIHYHAGWLVVSILLPVLAVYAAFRMMSRNLASHLSMAIGSFWLCVAIVGMHYSGMAAIRMPYNQRYDWLLVAASVGIAFAVSFAALKLSHANQRKGRAAGQGAKMLLALLLGAAIAGMHYTGMAAVSFAGTEAEAMHARETTERMQAGNALLAAIIGGSMLFILALVMASQILDKRLALRIADSNKRRYDSIFEHHPDMVCLYDPSGRILRANPAAERIMGYSASELPSRFHNDMVNPDELAQLETCFMAALRGESGTVEVTVRHKEGHLLYLSCTMVPWVENGRVQDVYTISKDITSSVMTERALLGAKRDAEEALRVKSDFLAVMSHEIRTPLNGVIGMSAILLETELSEEQHEFVQVIHGSGALLLSTINDVLDYSKLEAGKMQLSIAPFSLKGLVRDTAMLFQTQCKQKGLQLSCAVADDLTDAVLGDEQRICQVLINLVGNAVKFTNKGAIEVAVHPSGCGGAEAARRVRFEVRDTGIGIPEDELEHLFQPFYQAKNGLAKRHEGTGLGLAICKDLVEMMDGTISVTSVVGEGTRFVFELPLEAASFKGPDA from the coding sequence ATGACAGAGCTCCATGGCACCTATTATACGCCTCTGGTCGTTTTGTCGGTGCTCATATCCGTATTGTCCTCCTACTGCTCCCTGCTCGTTTACGAGCGCGTGTTGACATTGCGGGGAGGGTACCGCAATTTATGGATGCTGCTCGGCTCGACAGCCATGGGCTTCGGGATATGGTCCATGCATTTTATCGGCATGCTCGCGTATCATCTTCCCGTTAACATTCATTACCATGCGGGATGGCTGGTCGTCTCCATACTACTGCCCGTATTGGCGGTGTACGCGGCCTTCCGGATGATGTCCCGCAATCTGGCGAGCCATCTCTCCATGGCGATCGGCAGCTTCTGGCTCTGCGTCGCCATCGTCGGCATGCATTACAGCGGCATGGCCGCGATTCGAATGCCCTATAACCAGCGCTACGACTGGCTGCTGGTCGCGGCATCGGTCGGCATCGCGTTCGCCGTGTCCTTTGCCGCGCTCAAGCTGTCCCACGCCAACCAGCGGAAGGGACGGGCCGCGGGCCAAGGCGCCAAGATGCTGCTCGCCCTCTTGCTCGGCGCGGCGATCGCGGGCATGCACTACACCGGGATGGCGGCCGTCTCGTTCGCGGGAACGGAGGCCGAGGCGATGCACGCACGCGAGACGACGGAACGGATGCAGGCGGGAAACGCTTTGCTGGCCGCCATTATAGGTGGCTCGATGCTCTTTATCCTCGCGCTCGTCATGGCGAGCCAGATTTTGGACAAGCGGCTTGCCCTGCGGATCGCCGACTCCAACAAGCGCAGATACGATTCGATTTTCGAGCATCATCCCGATATGGTCTGCTTGTACGATCCGAGCGGGCGCATCCTCAGGGCGAATCCCGCCGCGGAGCGGATCATGGGGTATTCCGCGTCGGAGCTGCCAAGCAGATTCCACAACGATATGGTCAATCCCGACGAGTTAGCGCAGCTCGAGACTTGCTTCATGGCCGCGCTTCGCGGCGAATCGGGCACGGTCGAAGTGACGGTTCGCCATAAGGAGGGGCATCTGCTTTATCTGAGCTGCACGATGGTGCCATGGGTGGAGAACGGGCGCGTGCAGGACGTCTATACGATATCCAAGGATATTACGAGCAGCGTCATGACGGAGCGCGCGCTGCTCGGCGCCAAGCGTGATGCGGAGGAGGCGCTGCGGGTCAAGAGCGACTTTCTCGCCGTGATGAGCCACGAGATCCGCACGCCGCTTAACGGCGTGATCGGCATGAGCGCGATTCTGCTCGAGACCGAGCTCAGCGAGGAGCAGCACGAGTTCGTGCAGGTGATCCATGGCAGCGGCGCGCTGCTGCTGTCGACGATCAATGACGTGCTGGATTACTCCAAGCTCGAGGCCGGCAAGATGCAGCTGTCGATCGCGCCGTTCAGCTTGAAGGGGCTCGTGCGGGATACGGCGATGCTTTTTCAGACCCAGTGCAAGCAAAAGGGGCTCCAGCTCTCTTGCGCGGTCGCGGACGATCTGACCGACGCGGTGCTCGGAGACGAGCAACGCATCTGCCAGGTGCTGATCAACCTGGTCGGCAATGCGGTGAAGTTCACGAACAAGGGCGCGATCGAGGTGGCCGTTCATCCATCAGGGTGCGGGGGAGCGGAGGCTGCTCGACGCGTGCGCTTCGAGGTTCGGGATACGGGTATCGGCATTCCGGAAGACGAGCTTGAGCATCTGTTCCAGCCTTTCTACCAGGCGAAGAACGGCCTCGCCAAGCGACATGAGGGGACGGGCCTGGGGCTCGCGATCTGCAAGGATCTCGTGGAAATGATGGACGGGACGATCTCCGTGACGTCGGTCGTGGGAGAGGGAACGCGCTTCGTCTTCGAGCTGCCGCTGGAGGCGGCTTCGTTCAAAGGGCCGGATGCCTAA